The stretch of DNA TCAATGTCACCTTTATCCATGCCCAGCGCAAGGCCTGCATCCCTGACTGCGCCACGGGCACGGTAGCTATTTTGCATGCTCATCAGGGTTACTCGTTGCGAACCGAAGCGCTCAANAATACGCCTGTAAACGTGGTGGCGTTGGGCACTTTCCACATCAAGGTCAATATCAGGCAATGTGGACCTATCGCTGGAGAGGAACCTTTCAAAGAGCAGGTTGTTGGCTATGGGATCCACCGCGCTTATACCCAGTAAATAGTTAACCAACGACGACGNCCCGGAACCTCTAGCAGCCCGGCGGACTCCCATCTNTTTGATCATTTCAGAAACTTCCGCAACTGTAAGAAAGTACGAGTCGAACCCCAGCCCGGCGATGGTGGAAAGTTCAGTCTCTAATCTGTTGCGAACTTNTAATAGCTTCCCCTCAGGGAGACTGCCAAAGCGCTGGTTCAGCCCTGCCTCAGTACGCTGGCGCAGTTCCATGCCTGCTGGCTGGGACAGTCCCAACACTTCTAATTCAGGAGTTGTTGGCTNTTTCCAGCCCAGGTCCCTGGCAGGGTCCAGCCTGCACTTATCCGCCAGCTGGGCGGTGTTGGCCCACAACTGCCCTAACTCTGCAGCGCCGTATCCGCCCTGGTACACAATTTCTTGTGCCACCTGGGCCATCTGGGCAGCACTTTNTAGCCACGCCTGTCCCGTGGGCTGTAAGTCGTTGAGACGGTCAAGGGGTGCGATGTTCCGTGCCGCGTCAAGGACATCAGCTGTTGGCGCATCTTCCTCACGGCTGTACCGGGCAGCGTTACTCAAGATGGCAGGGACATCAAATTCCTGGGCCAGCTTCAACATTCGCACTGCTTGGGCTGTACTCAAGGGAGNCCCTGGCTTGCTCAGGTGGCTGAGCACTTCAACAACCAGCGAACCTGCCGGCATGGCGTTGGCCCAAGAAAGGAACTTTGTGCGCGGCAACAGATATTTGCGCTCGCTCAGGGCCTTGCCAACAGGGGAATAAGGACCCAACATGACAGTGAGGGCTGGCCTTCTTGTCTCCGGGTCAAGTACACCGGATGCCAGTTGGGCCAGGGTCACACCCACCAACTNTTTGTGCTGGTCATGGGCAGTTGAGATCAGGCGGCACAGCGCAGCGTATCCTGTCCCCGGCGCCGAAANAGCACCACCATGGGCCAAGACAACCACACGCCCCGCTGTTTCTAACCCGTCTGGGCCTTCTTCCAACACGGCCAGGTCAACGCCCACTATTGGATCGATCCCGGCGGCCATGCAGGCTTTGACATGCTTGACTGCTCCGTAAAGCCCATCCCGGTCAGTGACAGCCAGCGCATCGCCATCCACGGCAGCAACCTGAGCTAAGTCTTCTGGCCAGGAGACACCAAAGTGGGCGCTAAAGGCGGAGGAACTATGCAAATGGACAAAGTTACGCACCGCCTTGTTCCTCCATAAACACTTCATCAACTGCGTCATAAATCTTTATGACACGCCACCGCTCACTGGGCCGATACCGCACCACCTCAAGGCTCACGCTTTCAACCGTTCCTTCAAAGAGAAGCTGGAACCGCCACATTTGGGTGTCAACAGCNCCCACACCCTCNCCCGGCGGCATGCGGGTTTCCTTCTCCCACCACGGGCGCCGTTCATACCAACACAACGGATGAGGCGCGAGGGCATAGCAGGTACCGCGCCACCACAGTTGCACAGGTGTGCCCTCGGCGGAGAGCACCACCTCAACGCCTTCGCTGAAGGTGCCCATGCGCGCACTCCATCCCCACCCGGGCGCGCAAATCCCAAGACACATTCCAGGTGTATCATTTGTATTAGTACATATATACTAATCAATTTCAGTGTACGCTCAATTTCACGCGGAGAGTAACCGCCCATTGGGAAGTAACGCATGAGCGGACATTTGTTCTGCACAGAAAGCGTTAACGAGATAGCTGACAACGCAACAGACGTCTAGCATTGATTTATGGCCACTGACTTGGTCTGGCTGCTAGCGCCACAACGATTCTTATAAGGAGCGCTCCATGACTGATATGGTCACCCTCATCGCCAAAACCACTCCGCTGGAGCGGGAACTCAAAATACCCTTCCGGACGGTGCAAGAAGCTGACCTTCCNCGCCTCGGCGAACTTTATTTCACTGCCTACGATGCAGGCGTCGCTGGCGAGTCCCTTGAAGCAGCACGCACTGACATCCAGGCCTCAATGGCTGGCAAATACGGCAATTTTCTCCCGGAAGCCTCCCATGTGGCTTTGGATGAGGCTGGAAGAATTGTGGCTGCCGTATTGGTCGTGGAGCGCGCCCTCGGCAATGACACACCAGATGCGCCTTTCATTATTGAATTGATCACTGACCGTGAGCACCGCCGCCGTGGCCTCGCTGAAGACTTGGTACTTGCTACCTTGGACACCTTGTTCAACGAAGGCCAGAAGGATGTAGCCCTCAGGGTTGAATCCACCAACTCCGCAGCCTTGGCTCTGTACCTGTCGCTGGATTTCCACCGCTGGTCACCGGAGAATTCTGAGGACTAAAACTTCACACGTTAAACAGCAGGTGACATTTATTTCTTTCCCCGGCGTAAATATGACCTGCTCAAGCGAGTTATATATCACAGGCCTTGGCTGACTGGACCATCACCAGGTCCCCAGCCAAGGCCATTGTTTTCCAGCACAGCGTTGTGCGAGTGTGGTTGCTGCGCCGCTGCGCCCTGCGCGCCCAACTGGGCCAGTGTCAGCAGCTGCGCTGGCGCAGCAGGCAAAGGAAAGCTTGAACGCACCACCAGCTGGGAATCTACGTGGAGCAATTCACCCGAGGCCAGCAGCCGCCAGCCAGGGTCCGCATCCATGGGTTCACTGGCAAGAACCACTGAGCACTGCTCTGCAAGGGCACCGCTGTGGGCATGAATCCGAGCGCTCCTAGCCAATAGCTCGGCGTGTTCACGGTGCCCACCTGCCTTTCGCTCTAAGACATAAAGTTCATGCGTGTGTGGATACCGCAGTGCCCACAATTGCTCACCCGTGGTCACGATCACGTTCAGAGAGTAAAGAGGTAAGTTTTCTGCAACCCACGTCATCGCCATGGACAGTGCCGCGCCAACGTCACCACCGTTACGCCGGGCCTCGGCCGTCACCAGCGCAAAGAGCCTTTCACTATCAGTCTCTCCCTGGACTAGGCCCGCACCTCCGCGTTCGCCAATGTGGGCATCCAGCTGAGCCAGAGCCTGCACCACTCCGTTGTGGGCAANAAGCCGTCCATCTTGAACGAAAGGGTGGGTATTTTCCATCGTGTGGGCACCGGTGGATGCGTAGCGGACGTGGGCCAAGAAGGTAGTGCCTTCTAGCGTTCGCGCCGACGCTGCGAAGTCGCTATCCTGCCATGCAGCCATGGGCTGCTTGCTCACTGTGGGCGGACCGCTGCCGTTGAACACGCCAATCCCAGTCCCATCCGGTGCACGCTGGCTCTGCGCAGCCAGACTGTCAGGAGCTTTCAAGAGCCAAAATGTGGCCTTGACGGCCTCCATTCCCGCATGCAGCCCAAAGAGTCGGCACATCCTTGACACTTCCCTCCATGGCGAATCATTCGGGAGAGCAACCGGGGCTTTCTACCCTGAAATCCGGGCGGGGTACCCTACTTTTGACGGTAGAGCTTGACGGTAGAGCTTGACGGTAATGCTTGACGGTGCACGCCCTTGGATTGAGTATGGCAGACCCAACCCGCCGGCACCATGAATCTGCCGCGCAAAGGATCTTCACCGTGGCGGCAATGCTTAGCGCTTGAGAGTGTCGATCAATTCAGGAAAGTCATTACGCACATTGCCCACGGCGGCACTAACAGGGTCAAGCACCCAGGAAGCGGCTTGTTCATAGGCTTCTTCAAGCACCAGCTCCAGCAACTGTGCCGGTGACTGGGCTTCCGGGTTCAACCACTGCCCCAGTGCTTCCTTGCTCAGCGGAACGGGAAGCCTGTCATGCAGTACGCCTAGTTCTCCCTCAGGCGGTGAGGCCATGGTGATGATGGTGCAGGAGAGTAGCCACTGATCCGTTGCACCATTTTCCTTGGCCGGATCCTTCCACCATTCATAAAGCCCGGCGAAGGTAATGAGGGAGCCGTCCTTACTGTGGATGAAGTAGGGCTGCTTCGTCTTGCCGTCAGGGGACTTTTTCCATTCGTAGTAGCCCTGCACCGGCACACCGCAGCGTTTGGATTTCAAAGCCGATCGGAAGGTTGGCTTCTGCGCCACGGTCTCACTGCGTGCATTGATGGCCCGTACACCCACGGCAATGTCCTTGGACCAGCCAGGGACCAACCNCCATTTGGCCACATGAATTTGCCGATGCAGCGCACCTTCGATGAGCCGCTCAAGGACAATCGGTACATCCGTGGTGGGCGCTACATTGTAGGAGGCTCGCAGTTCCAATGACGCCTCGGCCTCCGCTTCTAACTCAGCAACCAAATCACCAACAGCCCTAGCCATCACATAACGTCCGCACATGGAATCCATGGTCGCATATTCGCCAGACCAGCACCGCGAAAGGCACGGAATATCTTCACTGCCCGGTAGCGTTGCTACAGGTAGCAGCATTAGAAACCCTTTCAAGGAGTATTTATCGTGGAGTTCACCCCGACGCCGGATCCATCACCATGTTTTCCACCACGTGGTGTGGCTACTGCAAGCGCTTGAAGAAGCAGCTGGATGCTAAAGGAATCCGATACACAGAGATCAACATCGAAGACGTCCCCGGCACTGCCGAGCTGGTTGAAAGCCTCAATGGCGGTAACCAAACTGTTCCCACCGTGTTGTTCCCGGATGGCTCAGCAGCGACTAANCCCTCACTGAATGACATCGTGGCCAAACTCGCCGCCTAATTAACCCCAGTCCCCTCGAGTCCTGCAACAGCTCCCGGTCGATGCCGTGTAGCCTGTCAGGAAACTCAAGTGCTGTTCCGGACGGGAACACAGCCAATTCAAGGAGAATTTCGTGATCCATAGAGTCCAAGGCGCAGTGGTGCTCAGCAAGAATGCACCCGTCACCATTGAAACCATCCTCGTCCCGGATCCTGGGCCAGGCGAGGCACTAGTAGACATCTTGACAAGCGGTGTCTGCCACACAGATCTGCATTATAAGCAAGGTGGCATCAACGATGACTTCCCGTTTCTCTTGGGGCATGAGGCCACAGGGGTAGTCAGCGCGGTAGGTGCCGGTGTCAG from Arthrobacter polaris encodes:
- a CDS encoding GNAT family N-acetyltransferase codes for the protein MTDMVTLIAKTTPLERELKIPFRTVQEADLPRLGELYFTAYDAGVAGESLEAARTDIQASMAGKYGNFLPEASHVALDEAGRIVAAVLVVERALGNDTPDAPFIIELITDREHRRRGLAEDLVLATLDTLFNEGQKDVALRVESTNSAALALYLSLDFHRWSPENSED
- a CDS encoding class II glutamine amidotransferase — translated: MCRLFGLHAGMEAVKATFWLLKAPDSLAAQSQRAPDGTGIGVFNGSGPPTVSKQPMAAWQDSDFAASARTLEGTTFLAHVRYASTGAHTMENTHPFVQDGRLXAHNGVVQALAQLDAHIGERGGAGLVQGETDSERLFALVTAEARRNGGDVGAALSMAMTWVAENLPLYSLNVIVTTGEQLWALRYPHTHELYVLERKAGGHREHAELLARSARIHAHSGALAEQCSVVLASEPMDADPGWRLLASGELLHVDSQLVVRSSFPLPAAPAQLLTLAQLGAQGAAAQQPHSHNAVLENNGLGWGPGDGPVSQGL
- a CDS encoding SOS response-associated peptidase, giving the protein MCGRYVMARAVGDLVAELEAEAEASLELRASYNVAPTTDVPIVLERLIEGALHRQIHVAKWXLVPGWSKDIAVGVRAINARSETVAQKPTFRSALKSKRCGVPVQGYYEWKKSPDGKTKQPYFIHSKDGSLITFAGLYEWWKDPAKENGATDQWLLSCTIITMASPPEGELGVLHDRLPVPLSKEALGQWLNPEAQSPAQLLELVLEEAYEQAASWVLDPVSAAVGNVRNDFPELIDTLKR
- a CDS encoding mycoredoxin; the protein is MFSTTWCGYCKRLKKQLDAKGIRYTEINIEDVPGTAELVESLNGGNQTVPTVLFPDGSAATXPSLNDIVAKLAA